The DNA window GCTGGGCAAGTAGATACCACAGATGTTCAGCCACCAGCATCACAGCTAGGTGGGCATTTCTTgggtgaggaaaccaaggctcaaggCCTTCTTCTGAAGGCCACATAGTATGTTGAAGCTTCCCTCTTTTGTGTGTTCTTGGCTGCTCTAGCTGCCTCTGCCAGAAGGGACTCTAAGCTGGAAAGGGATTTGGGGTATGAAGATGGCAAGAGTATTATGGGGGAATGCCTACCAGATCTCAGATCGGTCCACTGTCTGGTTGGCCGTGGGGGGTTGGTCTACAGCCCAAGGGCAGCTCTTCGTGGTGGGTGGAGCTCAGCATCTGAGGGTGGCAGCATCCTTTGGTCTCTTTAAGGACATAGGAACTCCTTACCTAAGCATTTAATGGCCAGTATGAGGTGGAAGAGGATACTGAGGAAAGCTAGGTCATGCCTGGGCCATGTCTGCGCCATTAATGGGAACTTTAAATCCTGTCTGGACCATTTGTGGGTCACACGGAGGTCATGTCAGGTTGTCTTGGGGTCCATATCAGAGCACATTGTGTCCTGTCAGTGTGTGTTACACATGTTGTTTCATGTCAGGACATGTTCACACATGGTGGGGCCATGTCAGTTGTTACAGGAGATGTCAGGGGTTCTGGGACAGATGAGGTGTCCTAGGTGCCAGTAAAGACATTTTGTGGATTTGTGTTAGGGGTTTTGAACACGTTGGAGCAGGTAGGAGCCATGTCAAGATGTGCTGGGGTGTGTTGTGCCATGTTAGGGTGCATCTAAGTACATGGGGTTGTTCTGCCTTTGTTCTGCTCTGTGCTGCAGCCTGGTCTGGGCCCCCTTCATCTGCCCGCTCCTCTCTGTTTCCTCCACTCTTGTTCCCATTCCTGCTATGCTGGGCTTGGAGGGGGTATGCAGACCGCTGGTTGGGATCGTCCACCTCCCAACCAaaagcccctccccaccttttttcCATGGCTCCTGATTGTCTATCTCTTGTGTCAGCCACCATCATACCCAAGGATATGTTTTTCTACAACCTCCTGAAGCCCTGGCTAGGTGAGTAACTGTTGGTGAAGGGGGTCGGTTGACCTCAAGGTTGACCTTGAGGTCTCAGGGGAAGGCACTGCCCTTGTCCATTCCTTGTGACTGCCTCTACTAGGGGATGGGCTCCTGCTGAGTGCTGGTGACAAGTGGAGTCACCACCGTCGCTTGCTGACACCTGCCTTCCATTTTGACATCTTGAAACCCTATGTGAAGATTTTCAACAAAAGTGCAGGCATCATGCATGTGAGTTCCTTAAATCCAGGGTCCCAGCTGGGGCCTTGGGAAAAGGGAAGTAGCCTCAGACACATATGATCTGGAGTCCTGGCTTTGCTGTATGGTTTTAGGgccattcctttttctctccaaccttccgtttccccatctgtaaagtgtgtgtgtgtgtgtgtgagatacgCCCGGCTTAAAGAGTGATCAAGGTGATATAATGGAATCATGATTCTGGCACATAAAAGGCACTCAGAATGTTTTAGTTTCTAGTCTGCTTCACTGAAACTGTAAAATTCAAGACATAAATGATGAAGATTGTATAGTAGCTCTTTCTGCAGAGCATTCACCTTAAAACTCACTgggttgaaaaaaatgaatgtttgttgTTGCTTCCAAGATGATGAATCAGTAGAGTAGTTCTTATCTTGGCTGGAATCACTCACACATCTGTGGTCATGGGCGGGTTTGGGAGACAACTCTGCTCATCCAGGCTCAGCTCTGCTGCATGTTTGTGCACTGGTTGAGGATCGCCTTGGTGAAACAGCCGGATGCTTGCATTTATCCCTCATCCTCCAATAAGCTAGCCTGGGCTTGATCACACGGTGGAGACTccaagagaatgaagagaaacaTGCAATATCTCTTGAAGTTTAATTTCAGAACGGGCAACTATGACCTCCACCTTCttctgttggccaaagcaagtcccACATTCAGCTCAAGAGCTGGAGAAAAAGGTTCTACCTCCTAATGGAAGACCCGCACAATCTCATTGCAAAGGGTGAAGGTATAGGGAGGGACAAAAGAATGGGGACATTTTTGCAGCAGTCACCTACCACTATGATAATGACGAAGATGAGGATGAGAGCTAACAGTCATTCAGCACTTGCTGTCTATCAGAAATTATGTGCCAGTCGTACTACATATGTTGtctaatttaattttcacaaccatATGAGTTAGAGATGATTATTATTGCCCCATTACAAGTGatgaaattgaggctcagagagattagaGCGCTTGCCCGTGTTCACATAGCTAGCAAGTAAACTAATAAGTGAAGCTGGGATTCCAATTTGGTTTGTCTGACACCAAAGCAAGTCATCCTGTTACCAAAGTTTGACAGATAGAGCCCAGTGAACTTTGACAGGAGGAATGAGTTGACTAAGAGCACACAGAGTATAGGAGGCAGAGCCAGGTTTTGAactcaggtctcctgactcccGGCCACAGggtcttccccccaaccccttaaTGGCATCTTAATAGTAACAGTTTCCACTTTCACCCAAGCCTGGTCATTCCTGGTGTTGGGTGTCTGGGGGGGAGGATCGGGAGGCTGGGCCTGGGGGAGTCCAACCTGGTGGTTGGGCTGAGGAGGAGCTCAGGAGTGGCAGGTCCCAGCCCCAGatttgcccctttctctctccagaCCAAGTGGCAGCATCTGGCCTTGGAAGGCAGTGCCCGTCTAGACATGTTTGAGCACATCAGCCTCATGACCCTGGACAGTCTGCAGAAATGTGTCTTCAGTTTTGACAGCAATTGCCAGGAGTGAGTCTTTCCAGGGCGTGGGAACATGAACCATAGACCCAAGGGGGTGGATGGGGAAGGGAGGTCTGACCAGGGCAATCAGAagggacttcctggaggagatggatCAGAAGTAGACACTGCAggacaaggaagggaaagagagcaagtgaTCGTTTCAGGTAGGTAGAAATGTTTGATAAAGTCCAGGGGGCTAGGATGAGCAAAGCATGTGTCATAGTGAGGAGCCACCTTGGGAATGAGGTTGGAGGGCTTGGCAGGGGCTATATCTTAAGGACATTCAAATCCAGACAAAGGCATATGAAATTTCTCCTGAGGTTTCCAGGGAGGCAAGGAGGGTGTTTGAATAGATGAGGGTCATGGTCAAAGCTGTTTTTGGATATCTGACTCTAGAGAAGACCAGCTGTTTAGTATAGACACAGAATTCAAGGAGACCATGGAGAGGAGGAGGCTTGAATTTGGTGGAGAATATGGGGCAGATTTGGGAGAGACTAAGGAAGAATGGGCAGGGTCAGATATTGTGTAGGAAAGAGAGGAGACAAGCATGATGCCCAAGCTCTACCCTGGAGTCTGGGACCTGAGGCTGTCATAGAGGTGGGATGTAGAGGGAGAAACATGCCTGGAGAACTCTCTTGTTTTGGATAAAGGCCATGGGGCTCTGATGAGCAAAGTGTCTGCCACAGTGCTTCTGGTTTTCTGGTTGGAAGGCACTCCTGGGGTTTCATGTGGGTTAAAAAGGTGTTTCTTAAGGTTCTCTCTGGCCTGGCCCTGCAGGAGTCCCAGTGAATATATTTCTGCCATCTTGGAACTCAGTGCCCTTGTGGTGAAACGGCAAGAGCAGATCTTCCTGCCCATGGACTTCCTATACAATCTCACTCCCGATGGGTGGCGCTTCCGCAGGGCCTGCAACCTGGTGCACAACTTCACAGATGCTGTTATCCAGGAGCGGCGCCGTGCCCTCATTAGCGGGGGTTCCCATGACTTCCTCAAGGCCAAGACTAAGACCAAGACTTTGGACTTCATTGATGTGCTCCTGCTGGCCAAGGTGGGCTTCCCTGGGATCAGAATTCAAGAGATAGAGTGGACCTTGACTTCAAATGTCACGTGGAAGGACTTGGACTTGACCTGCAGGGCACTGGGCAACCACGGAAGGTgcttgagaaagggagagatgggTCAGTGATATGTTTTAGACATGACTCTGTCGAAGGCAGTGTGGAAGGGATCAATAaaaggctggagaccagggaggagACCTGTGGGGTGGGCTGTAGAGATGATGAAGGACAGATCCTACTTTGATGATGGAGCCTGAGGGACTGTTTCAGATTAGACTCAGACACCCTCAGAGCTGGCATGATTCAAGAGGTCTTGCCCTTTTTCCAGGATGAAGATGGAAAACAATTGTCAGATGAGGACATCCGAGCAGAGGCTGACACCTTCATGTTTGAGGGTGAGCATCCCAGTGTGGGACTATGGGGGAGTGAGGCAGGGGTCTGGCAGGGGTCTGTCCAATCCCAGGAACTTGGTAGGTGGACCCTGgaccagcccaccccaccccatcctccctGGGGGCCTTAATTAAAGGCGCTGTCCACCTTCTGGTGCTGAACAAGCCCAGAGACCCAAGCCCGTCTGACTGCTTCTCAGGCCATGACACCACCGCCAGTGGCCTCTCCTGGGTCCTGTACAACCTTGCAAAGCACCTAGAATACCAGGAGCGCTGTCGGCAGGAGGTGCAAGAGCTCCTGAGGGACCGTGAGCCTCAAGAGATTGAATGGTGAGTGCAGGTCCTCGTGGTTTGTTCCTGAacctctctttttgtctttgctcCCCAGCTGGGGGGAGAAAAGAACTTTTTCTTAACTCTGTCATTATTGTTTCCTGGAAATAAGAGCAGAGCCTAGAGGCAGCCTGGTACCTAGCCTGGAGAGCAGGGAAATCTTCTAGGCATATGCAACAGAAAGATCTGAGTGTCCACATTTCATTCTCTGCTTACTTGCTATGTAACTTTAATAAAATCAGTTCCCTCTTCTCAATaccttttctcctctgtaaatgggagtggggcagggaaTATCTCCTCCACAGGACTGCTTGGAGAACTGTGATAATGGATTTAGAGCAGACGGCATCCAGCATGTATGTGTTCAGTAAATGAAATTCTCCTCTCCCTTGCTTTCTGTCTGGAGTTGCATGTTTTGCCGAAAGATCCTCACTCCCCTTAATTTTTGCTCTTATATCCAATTACCACCTAACAATCTATTATGGGGAGTCACAAGAAGTTTTTGGGTGTGAAAAAATCACCCATTTCTTTGTTCAATAAACGTGTCTAGACTGCTTGCCCTCTCCCAACTCTGTGTCCAGTCCCATTCAAGTCTTACCTGGGCAAATCTGGGGTGGATAGGAAAGAAGGTGGGTGAGGTTGGGCAGTGAAGCAGCAAACAGGAATTTACCACTCTGGTTTTGGGTAGTGGACCGTGCTCCAGGCCTTGGGGATACCTTGTGCAAAGACCAGGATAGAGGCATACAGGAGTGAGCCTGGCATGTTTGGCAGGAGGTAAAAGTAGGCTGGATCTTCATGAAATTTAGAGTGTAAAGAATCAGAGGGGCTCCCAGTGAGGCTAGAGCTGGTAATGGAAGTCCTTTTAGGAATGCTTTGGAAACCATGTAAAGAATTTCCAAAGGTGGCAGTTCAAGTCCTTTGGGAAGCCAATATtggataaaagataaaataaaagtgggCAGGGATGCTGCCATTAGGAGAGTCTTACATTTGGGCAGAAATGGTCAGGAAGTAGGGACCCATCATGCCCTGTCATTGGCTGGGAGCTACCTAAAAAAGCATGAGCTTGGCTTGAATACTGCCACGGATCCTAGAGACCCTATAACTGATGCTGTCAGCCAACTGCACTCCTTGCAGCTGGACAGCAAGCTTTTTTTTGAAGGGAGATTCATGGTTAACATAGGATGGCAATGGGGAGTCATGGGAGATGTTtaagcagaggagagaaaagtcagatattattaaaaattatgtagttATAGGGGCAAACTGGAGGCAATGAGCTGGAGCCTGGGAGCCCAGGGTGCAGATTTGGGGCCAAGGGTTGAAGGATGCAGAGGAGATACTAGACCGAATACTTTGGAAGTAGTGCCCTCAACTTCAAGGCTTTGCTCAGCATAGCAGCTCTGTGAAGTGGAGAagtgtttttctgcttctttcaatTTCAAACAGTTATGCACTtggtaaaaattcaaataatatgaaGTGGTTTATCATGGATATaaggctttgtctttttttctttctcagctctattgagatatagttgacacataatattgtgtaaatttaaggtgtacaacacaaAGATTTGTGTACATGTAAATTGCAAGAGGAGTAGAAGGTTAACCTCTTCTATTATTTCACATAATCCTCTGTCTTATGCCAGcaccccaaccccatccccacctttgatggtttcctgtgtCCTTCAGTCTATGCCAACATGTATCTGTCCACCAATTCttacttcacttttctttctaCAACTAAGAGTATACACAGAACATTCAGGCATGCACGTTGACAATATAACTTcaagatcttttcatttttttcccaagatatAAATTTTGGGAAATTAATTTGAATTACAAAATCAGTAATGGGaagaagactttttattttttctgcacaAAATGAAACACTGTGGAGATGATTAGGTTCACCTTTGTTGCCCTCTCTCCAAGCCTAATCAATGCCCTGTCTCCTGAGGGAACTCTGGGGACATCAATTTGTCATATGTCCTTTCAGACTTTTCTGAAATTCTTatagttacatatttatattaattattatagtttAATAGAAATACATGCTCACACATTTGGTCACTTGTTCTTTTCACTCAATATTGCATCTAGAGCTCCTTTCTGAGTGCTGTATAGCATTGCATAAATTATTCAGCTCACCCCTCTGTTTGGGACATTTATGTGAAGATCTGTAGTTGTGATAGATATTGCTGAACTGCCTTTCAGCATCTCTGTATGGATTTGTCCTGCAGTGTATGTTAGGACTAGTGATCCCTCTTGCCTCCTTTTTGATAGCTGTATAGTATTCTACCACACGAATGTACTGTGATTTATCTAAACATTCctctgttgatagacacttgtAATTTGGGGGCTTTtgctataataaacataatgTAGGAAACATCCATGTACACTGACTTTTGCTCATGTGTGTGGATGTCTCTCCAGAACAAATTTCTAAAAGTGGTGTTACTGCATCAAAGACCATTTGAGTTTTCACAGTTTAGTAGCTCTTGGCAAATCCACTCCTAcaaatggattttctttctttttttttttttttaaagatttttatttatttgttagagagagagagatacagagcgcaagcacaggcagacagagtggcaggctagaggcagagggagaagcaggctccctgccaagcaaggagcccgatgtgggactcgattccaggacgctgggatcatgacctgagccgaaggcagccgcttaaccaactgagccacccaggcgtcccaacaaatGGATTTTCAGAGTGCAGTTTCCTTGCATCTTCACTGACAGTGTGTTATGAAactttaaataagtgaatataaTACTTTGTTATTCTAATAAATATCACTTTAAGTAGGGTAAAACTGAGCactattttcatatgtttatgaaCCATGCATATTTCTTTTCCTGCGAAGCATCAGTTTGCGTAATTTGACCTTTTtactttgagttttttttttcttactaatttataAGGACTCTTTAAATAGAAAGAAcattagttgcttttttttttaaaaagattttatttatttatttgacagagagagatagagatcacaagtaggccgagaggcaggcagagagagagggggaagcaggctccctgctgagcagagagcccgatgcggggatcgatcccaggaacctgagatcatgacctgagccgaaggcagaggcttaacccactgagccatccaggcgtcccagcattagttgcttttttatttttttaaagatttttatttatttgacagcgagagacacagcaagagaggcaacacaagctgggggagctgcagagagagagggagaagcaggcttcccgctgagcagggagcccgatgcagggctccatcccaggaccccaggatcatgaccagagctgaaggcagacccttaatgactgaaccacccaggcgcccctagttgcTTTTATATTATGCAAAAATTCTTTCCcaggaggaaagaatgaaactactttagtttcattcatttctttatagtcacatttattagctttttttatatcttctttttttttttaatgcttggaTAAACCCTTCACACTAATACTAAACTGTAAAActtgtttgattttcttctagtggatttatttatttaaaaatgttatttaacttaaattttatttaatatttttattattatttctttttttttaattttttattttttataaacatatatttttatccccaggggtacaggtctgtgaatcaccaggtttacacacttcacagcactcaccaaatcacataccctccccaatgtccataatcccacccccttctcccaaaccccctNNNNNNNNNNNNNNNNNNNNNNNNNNNNNNNNNNNNNNNNNNNNNNNNNNNNNNNNNNNNNNNNNNNNNNNNNNNNNNNNNNNNNNNNNNNNNNNNNNNNccccccggcaaccctcagtttgttttgtgagattaagagtcacttatggtttgtctccctcccaatcccatcttgtttcatttattcttctcctacccacttaagcctccatgttgcatcaccacttcctcatatcagggagatcatatgatagttgtctttctctgcttgacttatttcgctaagcatgatacgctctagttccatccatgttgtcgcaaatggcaagatttcatttcttttgatggctgcatagtattccattgtgtatatataccacatcttcttgatccattcatctgttgatggacatctaggttctttccatagtttggctattgtggacattgctgctataaacattcgggtgcatgtgtccctttggatcactacatttgtatctttagggtaaatacccaatagtgcaattgctgggtcatagggcagttctattttcaacattttgaggaacctccatgctgttttccagagtggctgcaccagcttgcattcccaccaacagtgtaggagggttcccctttctccgcatcctcgccagcatctgtcatttcctgacttgttgattttagccattctgactggtgtgaggtgatatctcattgtggttttgatttgtatttccctgatgccgagtgatatggagcactttttcatgtgtctgttggccatctggatgtcttctttgcagaaatgtctgttcatgtcttctgcccatttcttgattggattatttgttctttgggtgttgagtttgctaagttctttatagattctggacactagtcctttatctgatatgtcgtttgcaaatatcttctcccattctgtcagttgtcttttgattttgttaactgtttcctttgctgtgcaaaagcttttgatcttgatgaaatcccagtagttcattttttcccttgcttcccttgccttttgcgttgttcctaggaagatgttgctgcggcagaggtcgaagaggttgctgcccgtgttttcctcaaggattttgatggattcctttcgtacattgaggtccttcatccattttgagtctatttttgtgtgtggtgtaagggaatggtccaatttcatttattattatttcttacatttaatCCTTTTTCCATATGAAATCCATACTGATCTAAGTGCTGAATTAggaatctgtttttttctccaaatggTTAACTGATTATTTCAACAGAATTTGATAcgtatttttgtatttgtcttaggattttaaataacagttttacaataaattaaatttgtttgCATGTTAGGGTTTATCTCTGGACTTCATTCTGTTCTATCTATTCACATATTCAAACGTAAGTACTAAGTAGTCTTCCTGAtcatattaaaaaacattttcatactTGATAAAGTTGGTCCTGTCTCattactttgcattttttcttgaattttaacttatttcatttgattctgtGATTGGATTGGGTAGTTTGAAAAATACTCTTGACAATTTTAATTAGTTAGTTATTTGGGCATCAGGTGCCAAAGATGAAGTTAACCGTGGCCCTCAATTCATGACTAATTATCATCATTTTTCTATACAATACTTACTTATTTCCATTCATCCCAATTCTCCACTTGCAGCCCTCCGCCTCTATGATTCTAGAGCATTTAATCCTTTTGTTTGCATAATTTGTTGTTTTGGGTGGATGTAtcttaaaattcacaaatatgtgttATATCACAGATCAGGTCCTGCTGGTTCTTACCTTTTTCAGAAACATAGCACTATGATTTTATTAGACATCCCTGATTCTGTGTTGCATTTAGGTTCTTGCTTTGAAATGTCATATAGAACTCTCTCCAGTCCCTCAAAGCTTAATACCCAGGAGGCTTCTATCTCATTACTGCAGTGAATATCTTGGTGTGCATGTCTTTATCTACCTGTCTGAGACTTTCTCTGGGTTCTGTGCCCAAGAGCCAGCTTGCTAGGTTGTAAAACACCCATTACCTTTCCTTGATCACACTGATGCCTTCTAGAGTGATCGTTCCTGTCCATACATTCACTATCAGCGCATGAGGTTTCTCTACCCCTACACTTCAGCTACTTAATCCTAACCATCACCCACCTTGTTAATTCTCCCCTTGAGTAGATGTGAGATAATATTTCATTGCtagatattttccatttctctcataaCCAGCGACTTTGAGCTTCTCTTCATGTTTTAAATCTCTGAGTATGAGCTCCCGTGAATTCCTAGATCATGTTCTTTGTCTGCTTATCTCTTGAGCCCCAGTCATCTCTCTTGTTGATTTGCAGGAATTTCTTGTATATTCAAGATGCTGTTCTAGATCTATCTAGCTATTGCAGATAATCTGTGAATCTCTCCTCTGAATGTTAATTTGGTCCCTGCTGTCTTTTGTTAAACAGAAATCCTTAATTCTgtgcatatttttccttttttttttttgtcttccagtTTATGTGTTGGGGGTTTTAAGAATTCCTTCCTACTCATAGGTCACAAAGATGTCTTCtatgttatatcttcttttaactttatggttttatcttttaaatataagaGAAGACTCCATCTTGATGTGGAGTGTGTGATAATTCAGTTCTTTTTGTTTCCACATCATCCGTTGTCTGAGCCATCCATTGTCCAGGGGTTGTGGGGCCTCCTTTACAGATGTTACATTTTTACATATCCATGTGCCTGTCTCTGAGCTCTCTATCCTGTCCCATGGGTGTATTTTCCTGTTCTTGCAACAGTGTCatgctgttattttattttaataccacGCTTTTTCTGGTGGATGAATTCCCTttcttcaatttttgtttttaaattgctatagctcttgaactttatttttcttcaaatgtagTAACATCACTGAGttccaaaaaaacccaacaactagATTTTTACTGGATTGCCTTGAATATATCAATTAACTTGTAGGAATCCACATCTTTATAATATTAGGTCATCCCACCTTAGAGTGTGGGTCTCATTTGTTCAAATAACCTTTTAAGTCCagtatagagattttttttcccttttcagccAACTGTATACCTTAAAAAACTTTCTTATGCAAATATGTTAATACTTTCAAGGATTCCTGTGAATGGTGTGCTTTGCTCAGAAATGCTTCtagggtacctgggaggctcaattgcttaagccactgccttcactcattcactcaggtcatggtcctggggtcctgggatcaagtcccacattgggctccccctgctctgtgggaagccgtcttctccctctccctctgcctgccaatccccctgcttgtgctgtctgccaaataaataaatacattcttaaaaaaaaaaattcttccaaaaatacCAGGCTAAATTTCCTTCTAGTGacttttgtgattttgattttctaatGCCTAAGTCTTTGgcccatctggaatttattttgttatagaaGTGAGAGTCAGAGCAAGATGGGGAGAGGGTCTtcaggggcagcaggagggctgggggagTCTTTGATTCGATCCCTGGATAATTGTTGGGGGTCTTCCTTAGGGACGACCTGGCCCAGTTGCCCTTCCTGACCATGTGCATTAAGGAGAGTCTGCGGCTGCACCCACCGGTTACAGTCATTGCCCGCCGCAGTACCCAGGACGTCGGGCTCCCTGATGGCCGGGTCATCCCCAAAGGTGTCCACAGCAtcagggggaggagggtggtaGTCCCATCAGCTGAGACCTCACCCTGACTATTACTCTTTTCCCTCATAGGGAACATCTGTGTCATCAGCATCTTTGGGATTCATCACAACCCGTCTATCTGGCCGGACCCTGAGGTGcaattcctctctcttctccatcccTCGACCCAATGAAGCAGCAGGGTCCTGACTGGGGAAGTCAGACACTCCCTTTCCACTATATCCACATCAGTCTTTTCTAGGATTGTCTGGGTATCTTGGGAAACCCCACCCAGCAGCCTTGCCTCTCTCCACCCTTAGGTATACAATCCCTTTCGCTTTGACCCAGAAAACATCAAGGAGAGGTCACCCTTGGCTTTTATTCCCTTCTCTGCGGGGCCCAGGTGAGCTCAGGGGGCATCCGAGGTGGGAATGGGGCGGTGGGGCAGGGGTCTGGGACTGAGATCCCAGACAAGGTTGTGGGGGGCGGGAAAGGAGGAAATTGAGGAtggctctccttctctcccctcctcagaGGTTAGAGGTAAGGGTCTGGGAAGTGGGGGTAGGATAGGTCCAACGAGGGGTCCACGGTGTGGGCCGCGCCCCTTCCCCAGTCTCCTGGCCTGAGTCCAGGGCTGGGGTCCGAGTCAAGCTCGGGGCTAGGCAAGCCCACATGGGGATCCCAGGCATGGTTTGCTCCCCTCCTGGATCCCTGCGGGCGGGGCAAAGGGTCCCGGACCAGGTTCTGGGCGCCATGGGGCCTGCTGGGGTCCCTGGCGAGTCAGAGCCCCCACTGGTGCCCGCAGGAACTGCATTGGGCAGACGTTCGCCATGACCGAAATGAAGGTGGTCCTGGCGCTGACGCTGCTGCGCTTCCGGGTCCTGCCGGGCGAGGAGGAGCCGCGCAGGAAGCCGGAGCTGATCCTGCGCGCGGAGGGCGGACTCTGGCTGCGCGTGGAGCCGCTGAGCGCGGCACCCCGGTGACCCAGACCCTACACGCCTCACTTTACGGATTCCTGGGGATGAAACTGTGTCATCTCCTCTGTCGGAGCCTCACCGAGAGCCAGCAGGAGGCGCTTGGGACCTGTGGGCACTcaggggtgggtgaggggaggggagactgaTGATGTCTGAGCCCAAGACCCTGACAGCCTTTTCAGCTGACTACAGGCCCCATGCTGATTGTGGGTTCTCTCAGAGTTCATAATAAGGTAGTTTATCCTGTAGGCAATAGGGAGCCGTAGGAGGTGTTTGAGCAGGAGGGAGATCAGGGTTAAGGACTGACTTAAGGGGCATGTCTGAGTCTCTGGGTCACAGGAGAACCCGTGGTGGCACTGCACTCTGATCACCCTGCTCTCTGTTCATAGCTAATAAACCTAAACTTTTTAACCTCAGAATCCTTTACTATGTTTCTATAGTTAACTCTGTTTACTTCAACACAGCAAATATAGATACTTTATCCTGTGTGTCTGATCATTGCAATCACTGTGTCTGTTATACAGGCTGTTTTTGGT is part of the Mustela nigripes isolate SB6536 chromosome 2, MUSNIG.SB6536, whole genome shotgun sequence genome and encodes:
- the LOC132011116 gene encoding cytochrome P450 4F6-like isoform X2, which codes for MSQLSLSWLGPGQLAASPWHLLLLAGAAWLLARILTWSHSFYDNCCRLRCFPQPPRRSWLWGHLGLVKSNEEGMRMIEDLGHYFRDVHLWWMGPFYPVLRLVHPTFVAPLLQAPATIIPKDMFFYNLLKPWLGDGLLLSAGDKWSHHRRLLTPAFHFDILKPYVKIFNKSAGIMHTKWQHLALEGSARLDMFEHISLMTLDSLQKCVFSFDSNCQESPSEYISAILELSALVVKRQEQIFLPMDFLYNLTPDGWRFRRACNLVHNFTDAVIQERRRALISGGSHDFLKAKTKTKTLDFIDVLLLAKDEDGKQLSDEDIRAEADTFMFEGHDTTASGLSWVLYNLAKHLEYQERCRQEVQELLRDREPQEIEWDDLAQLPFLTMCIKESLRLHPPVTVIARRSTQDVGLPDGRVIPKGNICVISIFGIHHNPSIWPDPEVYNPFRFDPENIKERSPLAFIPFSAGPRNCIGQTFAMTEMKVVLALTLLRFRVLPGEEEPRRKPELILRAEGGLWLRVEPLSAAPR
- the LOC132011116 gene encoding cytochrome P450 4F6-like isoform X1; translation: MTGMSQLSLSWLGPGQLAASPWHLLLLAGAAWLLARILTWSHSFYDNCCRLRCFPQPPRRSWLWGHLGLVKSNEEGMRMIEDLGHYFRDVHLWWMGPFYPVLRLVHPTFVAPLLQAPATIIPKDMFFYNLLKPWLGDGLLLSAGDKWSHHRRLLTPAFHFDILKPYVKIFNKSAGIMHTKWQHLALEGSARLDMFEHISLMTLDSLQKCVFSFDSNCQESPSEYISAILELSALVVKRQEQIFLPMDFLYNLTPDGWRFRRACNLVHNFTDAVIQERRRALISGGSHDFLKAKTKTKTLDFIDVLLLAKDEDGKQLSDEDIRAEADTFMFEGHDTTASGLSWVLYNLAKHLEYQERCRQEVQELLRDREPQEIEWDDLAQLPFLTMCIKESLRLHPPVTVIARRSTQDVGLPDGRVIPKGNICVISIFGIHHNPSIWPDPEVYNPFRFDPENIKERSPLAFIPFSAGPRNCIGQTFAMTEMKVVLALTLLRFRVLPGEEEPRRKPELILRAEGGLWLRVEPLSAAPR
- the LOC132011116 gene encoding cytochrome P450 4F5-like isoform X3, with product MRMIEDLGHYFRDVHLWWMGPFYPVLRLVHPTFVAPLLQAPATIIPKDMFFYNLLKPWLGDGLLLSAGDKWSHHRRLLTPAFHFDILKPYVKIFNKSAGIMHTKWQHLALEGSARLDMFEHISLMTLDSLQKCVFSFDSNCQESPSEYISAILELSALVVKRQEQIFLPMDFLYNLTPDGWRFRRACNLVHNFTDAVIQERRRALISGGSHDFLKAKTKTKTLDFIDVLLLAKDEDGKQLSDEDIRAEADTFMFEGHDTTASGLSWVLYNLAKHLEYQERCRQEVQELLRDREPQEIEWDDLAQLPFLTMCIKESLRLHPPVTVIARRSTQDVGLPDGRVIPKGNICVISIFGIHHNPSIWPDPEVYNPFRFDPENIKERSPLAFIPFSAGPRNCIGQTFAMTEMKVVLALTLLRFRVLPGEEEPRRKPELILRAEGGLWLRVEPLSAAPR